From Pseudonocardia autotrophica, one genomic window encodes:
- the secF gene encoding protein translocase subunit SecF, whose product MTAPERLSGWTRLTTGTADVDIIGRRRTWYIGFAVLIVICLLSLVFRGFNLGIDFTGGSQIQLPANGAAGVISTQQVEQVYQGVIGTPPEVTQAVGSGEAASIVLQSEPLTAEQLIPLRDALFTQLQPLGPDGAPSAASISDSQVSGTWGGEVTTQALIALAVFIVLVTIFLAVYFERAMAAAALVALVNDIVVTAGVYSIIGLEVTPATVIGLLTILGFSLYDTVVVFDKVRENARGLLKLTRRSYPEAANLALNQTLMRSLNTSLIAILPVLGLLVIGVGLLGVGTLADLALVQLVGMITGVISSLLLATPLLVDIKLRDVRFRDQARRVAARRARATPDGDAPAPDTLATVSSSPPTSSASRPTGKTGRSRR is encoded by the coding sequence ATGACCGCCCCGGAGCGTCTGTCGGGCTGGACCCGGCTCACCACCGGCACCGCCGACGTCGACATCATCGGCCGCCGCCGGACCTGGTACATCGGGTTCGCAGTGCTGATCGTGATCTGCCTGCTGTCGCTGGTGTTCCGCGGGTTCAACCTGGGCATCGACTTCACCGGTGGTTCGCAGATCCAGCTGCCCGCCAACGGCGCGGCCGGCGTGATCAGCACCCAGCAGGTCGAGCAGGTCTACCAGGGCGTGATCGGCACCCCGCCCGAGGTCACGCAGGCGGTCGGGAGCGGGGAGGCGGCGTCGATCGTGCTGCAGTCCGAGCCGCTCACCGCGGAGCAGCTGATCCCGCTGCGGGACGCGCTGTTCACCCAGCTGCAACCGCTCGGACCGGACGGGGCGCCGAGCGCCGCGTCGATCAGCGACTCCCAGGTGTCCGGCACCTGGGGCGGCGAGGTGACCACCCAGGCGCTGATCGCGCTGGCCGTGTTCATCGTGCTGGTGACGATCTTCCTGGCCGTCTACTTCGAACGCGCGATGGCGGCCGCCGCGCTGGTCGCGCTGGTCAACGACATCGTCGTCACCGCAGGGGTGTACTCGATCATCGGCCTGGAGGTGACCCCGGCGACCGTGATCGGCCTGCTGACCATCCTCGGGTTCTCCCTCTACGACACCGTCGTGGTGTTCGACAAGGTCCGGGAGAATGCGCGCGGCCTGCTGAAGCTGACCCGCCGCAGCTACCCCGAGGCGGCGAACCTGGCCCTGAACCAGACGCTCATGCGGTCGCTGAACACCTCGCTGATCGCGATCCTGCCGGTGCTCGGCCTGCTGGTGATCGGGGTCGGTCTGCTCGGCGTCGGTACCCTCGCCGATCTCGCGCTCGTCCAGCTCGTCGGCATGATCACCGGGGTGATCTCGTCGCTGCTGCTGGCGACCCCGCTGCTGGTCGACATCAAGCTGCGTGACGTGCGGTTCCGGGACCAGGCGCGGCGGGTCGCCGCCCGCCGGGCGCGGGCCACCCCGGACGGCGACGCACCGGCGCCGGATACCCTCGCGACCGTGAGCAGCTCCCCTCCCACGTCCTCGGCGTCCCGGCCCACCGGCAAGACCGGGCGGTCCCGCCGGTGA
- a CDS encoding peptidylprolyl isomerase — translation MATNEQRREAAKRKLAAQQANRVERAQKQKRNTTIAVVATVLVVAVAAGGVYALTSAWGGGDSESADPAAQAQQDAGTDTSGLPVVPLPTRPTALPASVNCAYPAEQPASKPVDPPADGEVSAEGTVAASFSTSAGTIDLTLDRALAPCTVNSFESLIQQGYYNETSCHRLTTSPGLQVLQCGDPTGQGSGGPGYTIPDEVFDGLSYGRGMLAMAKTAAPDSGGSQFFMIYGDAQLPPEYTVFGSIGEEGLRTLDAVAQAGESTGAGDGNPNTPVDIENATVG, via the coding sequence GTGGCGACGAACGAGCAGCGCCGGGAGGCGGCCAAGCGGAAGCTGGCGGCCCAGCAGGCGAACCGGGTGGAGCGGGCCCAGAAGCAGAAGCGCAACACGACGATCGCCGTCGTGGCGACGGTGCTGGTGGTCGCGGTCGCCGCCGGCGGCGTCTACGCACTGACCTCGGCGTGGGGCGGCGGCGATTCCGAGTCCGCCGACCCGGCCGCGCAGGCCCAGCAGGACGCCGGCACGGACACCTCAGGGCTCCCGGTCGTCCCGCTGCCGACCCGGCCGACCGCGCTGCCCGCCTCGGTGAACTGCGCCTACCCGGCCGAGCAGCCCGCGTCGAAGCCGGTGGATCCGCCCGCCGACGGCGAGGTCTCGGCGGAGGGCACCGTCGCGGCGTCGTTCTCCACCAGCGCGGGCACGATCGACCTCACGCTGGACCGCGCGCTGGCCCCGTGCACGGTGAACAGCTTCGAGAGCCTGATCCAGCAGGGCTACTACAACGAGACGTCCTGTCACCGGCTGACCACCAGCCCCGGCCTGCAGGTGCTGCAGTGCGGCGACCCGACCGGGCAGGGCTCCGGCGGGCCCGGCTACACCATTCCGGACGAGGTGTTCGACGGCCTGTCCTACGGCCGCGGGATGCTGGCGATGGCGAAGACGGCGGCCCCCGACTCGGGCGGCAGCCAGTTCTTCATGATCTACGGCGACGCGCAGCTCCCGCCGGAGTACACGGTGTTCGGCTCGATCGGCGAGGAGGGCCTGCGGACCCTGGACGCGGTCGCCCAGGCCGGCGAGTCGACCGGCGCCGGTGACGGCAACCCGAACACCCCGGTGGACATCGAGAACGCGACCGTCGGCTGA
- a CDS encoding RelA/SpoT family protein, whose amino-acid sequence MTPDDEPPRPSATRRVRARIARRMTPQRVAIVTPVLEPLAAVHRSLHPKADLVLLQRAYDVAEAKHEGQARKSGDPYITHPLAVSTILAELGMDTTTLVAALLHDTVEDTDYSLERLRADFGDEVAHLVDGVTKLDKVEFGTAAEAETIRKMVVAMARDPRVLVIKLSDRLHNMRTMRFLRPEKQVKKANETLEVFAPLAHRLGMATVKLELEDLSFAILQPKKYQEIVRLVADRAPSRDTYLRQVIDEVASQLDSARIAAKVEGRPKHYYSIYRKMIVKGRDFDDIHDLVGVRVLVDEVRDCYAAIGMVHALWQPMPGRFKDYIAQPRFGVYQSLHTTVIGPDGKPLEVQIRTHAMHRTAEYGIAAHWRYKEVKGGAGKEVEVEEMAWMRQLLDWQREAADPGEFLDSLRFDLAAREIFVFTPKGDVVTLPTGSTPIDLAYAVHTEVGHRCIGSRVNGKLVALERQLSSGDVVEIFTSKAEDAGPSRDWPAIAKSPRAKAKIKQWFAKERREEAVEEGKEAITREARRTGMPLQRLISGDAMSAIARELHYSDVSALYAAVGEHQTSAQHVVQRLVAWFGGEEEAEEELAERATPSTVRHRRPSGNAGVVVQDGDGNAMGDLYVKLARCCTPVPGDEILGFVTRGGGISVHRTDCTNAGDLTAREERLVEVAWSVSPESVFLVAIQVEALDRHRLLSDVTKVLADEKVNILSASTTTSRDRVAVSRFSFEMGDPKHLGHLLQAVRNIEGVYDVYRVTSAA is encoded by the coding sequence CTGACGCCCGACGACGAGCCGCCCCGCCCGTCCGCCACCCGGCGGGTACGGGCGCGGATCGCGCGGCGGATGACGCCGCAGCGGGTCGCGATCGTGACCCCGGTGCTGGAGCCGCTGGCCGCGGTGCACCGCTCGCTGCACCCCAAGGCCGATCTGGTGCTGCTGCAGCGGGCCTACGACGTCGCCGAGGCCAAGCACGAGGGGCAGGCCCGCAAGTCCGGCGACCCGTACATCACGCATCCGCTGGCCGTCTCGACGATCCTCGCCGAGCTGGGGATGGACACCACGACGCTGGTCGCGGCACTGCTGCACGACACCGTCGAGGACACCGACTACTCCCTCGAACGGCTGCGCGCCGACTTCGGCGACGAGGTCGCGCACCTGGTCGACGGCGTCACCAAGCTGGACAAGGTCGAGTTCGGCACCGCGGCCGAGGCCGAGACGATCCGCAAGATGGTCGTGGCGATGGCCCGCGACCCGCGGGTACTGGTGATCAAGCTGTCCGACCGGCTGCACAACATGCGGACCATGCGGTTCCTGCGGCCGGAGAAGCAGGTCAAGAAGGCGAACGAGACCCTCGAGGTGTTCGCCCCGCTCGCGCACCGGCTCGGCATGGCCACCGTGAAGCTGGAGCTGGAGGACCTGTCCTTCGCGATCCTGCAGCCCAAGAAGTACCAGGAGATCGTCCGGCTGGTCGCCGACCGGGCGCCGTCCCGGGACACCTACCTGCGGCAGGTGATCGACGAGGTCGCCTCGCAGCTGGACTCGGCGCGGATCGCGGCGAAGGTCGAGGGCAGGCCCAAGCACTACTATTCGATCTACCGCAAGATGATCGTCAAGGGCCGGGACTTCGACGACATCCACGATCTCGTCGGCGTGCGGGTTCTGGTCGACGAGGTGCGCGACTGCTACGCCGCGATCGGCATGGTGCACGCGCTGTGGCAGCCGATGCCCGGCCGGTTCAAGGACTACATCGCCCAGCCCCGGTTCGGCGTCTATCAGTCACTGCACACCACCGTGATCGGCCCCGACGGCAAGCCCCTCGAGGTGCAGATCCGCACGCACGCGATGCACCGCACCGCCGAGTACGGCATCGCCGCGCACTGGCGCTACAAGGAGGTCAAGGGCGGCGCCGGGAAGGAGGTCGAGGTCGAGGAGATGGCGTGGATGCGCCAGCTGCTCGACTGGCAGCGGGAGGCCGCCGATCCCGGCGAGTTCCTCGACTCGCTGCGGTTCGACCTCGCCGCCCGGGAGATCTTCGTCTTCACCCCGAAGGGTGACGTCGTCACCCTGCCGACCGGGTCCACCCCGATCGACCTGGCCTACGCGGTGCACACCGAGGTCGGGCACCGCTGCATCGGCTCCCGGGTGAACGGCAAGCTGGTCGCGCTGGAGCGGCAGCTGTCCTCCGGCGACGTCGTCGAGATCTTCACCTCCAAGGCCGAGGACGCCGGGCCCAGCCGCGACTGGCCGGCCATCGCGAAGTCGCCGCGGGCCAAGGCGAAGATCAAGCAGTGGTTCGCCAAGGAGCGCCGCGAGGAGGCCGTCGAGGAGGGCAAGGAGGCGATCACCCGGGAGGCGCGCCGCACCGGGATGCCGCTGCAGCGGCTGATCTCCGGCGATGCCATGTCCGCGATCGCCCGCGAGCTGCACTACTCCGACGTGTCCGCGCTCTACGCCGCGGTCGGCGAGCACCAGACCAGCGCCCAGCACGTCGTGCAGCGCCTGGTCGCCTGGTTCGGTGGCGAGGAGGAGGCCGAGGAGGAGCTCGCCGAGCGGGCGACGCCGTCCACGGTCCGGCACCGCAGGCCGTCCGGGAACGCCGGCGTCGTCGTGCAGGACGGCGACGGCAACGCGATGGGCGACCTCTACGTGAAGCTCGCCCGCTGCTGCACCCCGGTGCCCGGCGACGAGATCCTCGGGTTCGTCACCCGCGGCGGCGGGATCAGCGTGCACCGCACCGACTGCACCAACGCCGGTGATCTCACCGCCCGCGAGGAGCGGCTGGTCGAGGTGGCCTGGTCGGTGTCGCCGGAGTCGGTGTTCCTGGTCGCGATCCAGGTCGAGGCGCTCGACCGGCACCGGCTGCTGTCCGACGTGACGAAGGTGCTGGCCGACGAGAAGGTCAACATCCTGTCCGCGTCGACGACGACCTCCCGGGACCGGGTCGCGGTGTCCCGGTTCTCGTTCGAGATGGGCGACCCCAAGCACCTCGGCCACCTGCTGCAGGCGGTCCGCAACATCGAGGGCGTCTACGACGTCTACCGGGTCACCTCGGCGGCCTGA
- a CDS encoding YibE/F family protein — protein MRNLLVALLIPCALATLAGVALLWPGDVPTPDLPPTQQVRGDITAVAVADCSPGSGDGACTGVTIAMTDGPRAGRDLVQLVPNEPSSPRFAVGDPVTLAWSGGDPDSAGSYQLNDFQRAPALIWLAAAFALAVVLLGRLRGFAALVSLLLTFAILLWFVLPAILSGGSPLAVAVTGACLIMFVVLYLTHGFSARTSCAVLGTLVSLALIGVIGYGFTAAARLTGLDDTTANLIGTLGGVPIDPRGLVLAGLVIGALGALDDVTVTQASAVWELGAANPDLGARELFSAGMRIGRDHVASAVNTLVLAYAGAALPLMLLFSVAAGGVSDVLTSQDVATEIVRTLAGSIGLVAAVPVTTGLAALVAARR, from the coding sequence GTGCGGAACCTGCTGGTCGCGCTGCTGATCCCGTGCGCACTCGCGACGCTGGCCGGTGTCGCGCTGCTCTGGCCCGGGGACGTCCCGACCCCGGACCTCCCGCCGACCCAGCAGGTGCGCGGGGACATCACCGCCGTCGCGGTCGCCGACTGCTCCCCCGGCTCCGGGGACGGCGCCTGCACCGGTGTCACGATCGCGATGACCGACGGACCCCGGGCCGGCCGGGACCTGGTGCAGCTGGTGCCGAACGAGCCGTCCAGCCCGCGGTTCGCGGTCGGCGACCCGGTGACGCTGGCCTGGTCCGGCGGCGACCCCGACTCCGCCGGGTCGTACCAGCTCAACGACTTCCAGCGGGCACCCGCGCTGATCTGGCTGGCGGCCGCGTTCGCACTGGCCGTCGTGCTGCTCGGGCGGCTGCGCGGGTTCGCCGCCCTGGTCAGCCTGCTCCTGACGTTCGCGATCCTGCTGTGGTTCGTGCTGCCCGCGATCCTGTCCGGCGGATCACCGCTCGCGGTGGCGGTGACCGGAGCCTGTCTGATCATGTTCGTGGTGCTGTACCTGACACACGGATTCAGCGCCCGGACGTCCTGCGCGGTACTGGGCACGCTCGTGTCGCTCGCGCTGATCGGGGTGATCGGCTACGGCTTCACCGCGGCCGCGCGGCTGACCGGGCTGGACGACACCACCGCCAACCTGATCGGGACCCTCGGCGGGGTCCCGATCGACCCGCGCGGCCTGGTGCTGGCCGGGCTGGTGATCGGCGCGCTCGGTGCGCTCGACGACGTGACGGTCACCCAGGCGTCCGCCGTCTGGGAGCTCGGCGCCGCGAACCCGGACCTGGGCGCCCGGGAGCTGTTCTCGGCCGGAATGCGGATCGGGCGGGACCACGTGGCGTCCGCGGTGAACACACTGGTGCTCGCCTACGCCGGTGCTGCGCTGCCGTTGATGCTGCTGTTCTCGGTCGCCGCCGGCGGCGTGTCCGACGTTCTGACCAGCCAGGACGTCGCCACCGAGATCGTCAGGACGCTGGCCGGGAGCATCGGCCTGGTCGCCGCCGTGCCGGTCACCACCGGCCTGGCGGCGCTCGTCGCGGCCCGCCGCTGA
- a CDS encoding adenine phosphoribosyltransferase — MTAVDDIRPGPGVDGDSAEDLLRIADLIRPVPDHPEPGVLFRDITPVLADGGAFATVATELAAHTGEAELVVGVEARGFLLGAAVALVAGLGTVPVRKAGKLPVVAASRSYDLEYGSATLELPAGVVEPGTRIYVVDDVLATGGTAAAACALLTDVGAEIVGFGTLLELTALQGRAKLGDLRVDALLSA; from the coding sequence GTGACCGCCGTCGACGACATCCGGCCCGGCCCCGGCGTCGACGGCGACTCCGCGGAGGACCTGCTGCGGATCGCCGACCTGATCCGTCCGGTGCCCGACCATCCCGAGCCCGGGGTGCTGTTCCGCGACATCACACCGGTGCTCGCCGACGGCGGGGCGTTCGCGACCGTCGCGACCGAGCTGGCCGCGCACACCGGCGAGGCGGAGCTGGTGGTGGGCGTCGAGGCCCGCGGCTTCCTGCTGGGGGCCGCGGTCGCACTCGTCGCCGGTCTGGGGACGGTCCCGGTCCGCAAGGCGGGCAAGCTGCCGGTCGTCGCCGCGTCGCGTAGCTACGACCTGGAGTACGGCAGCGCCACCCTGGAGCTCCCGGCCGGGGTCGTCGAGCCGGGCACCCGGATCTACGTCGTCGACGACGTGCTCGCCACCGGCGGCACCGCGGCTGCGGCCTGCGCGCTGCTCACCGACGTCGGAGCCGAGATCGTCGGGTTCGGCACGCTGCTGGAGCTGACCGCGCTGCAGGGCCGTGCGAAGCTCGGTGACCTGCGGGTGGACGCGCTGCTGAGCGCCTGA
- a CDS encoding class I SAM-dependent methyltransferase, whose protein sequence is MVTSDREDWDRRHRAVGIGSAQPPDALRGRLDLVPGTGRALDVACGRGAVAVWLAGRGLDVVAVDVSPAGLAAGAELATDLAPPGRIRWVEADLDDGFPTDDGSYDVVVCQRFRAPALYPALAAAVAPGGLLVVTVLSEVGDAGGRFRAAPGELVAAFAGFEVLAHHEADGEAHLLARRP, encoded by the coding sequence ATGGTCACGTCGGACCGGGAGGACTGGGACCGCAGGCACCGCGCCGTCGGTATCGGTTCCGCGCAGCCGCCGGACGCGCTGCGCGGCCGGCTCGATCTCGTCCCGGGCACCGGCCGGGCACTCGATGTCGCCTGCGGGCGCGGTGCGGTCGCGGTGTGGCTGGCCGGGCGCGGACTCGACGTGGTCGCGGTCGACGTGTCACCGGCCGGGCTCGCCGCGGGGGCCGAGCTGGCCACCGACCTCGCCCCGCCCGGCCGGATCCGCTGGGTCGAGGCCGATCTCGACGACGGGTTCCCCACCGACGACGGCTCCTACGACGTCGTCGTCTGCCAGCGGTTCCGGGCACCCGCCCTGTATCCGGCGCTGGCCGCCGCGGTGGCCCCCGGCGGGCTGCTGGTGGTCACCGTGCTGTCCGAGGTCGGCGACGCCGGCGGTCGTTTCCGCGCAGCCCCCGGCGAGCTGGTCGCCGCGTTCGCCGGGTTCGAGGTGCTCGCCCACCACGAGGCCGACGGGGAGGCGCACCTGCTGGCCCGCCGTCCGTGA
- the hisS gene encoding histidine--tRNA ligase — translation MTATEQQAEGRARKPEPFAAPKGIPEYLPPESAGFSHVRDTLAGAAARAGYGHIELPVFEDTGLFARGVGESTDVVSKEMYTFADRGGRSVTLRPEGTAGVVRSVIEHNLDKQGLPVKLRYAGPFFRYERPQAGRYRQLQQVGVEAIGIDDPALDAEVIAIADEGFRALGLTGYRLELTSLGDAACRPRYRELLQEYLAGLDLDEPTRERAAINPLRVLDDKRPEVRAAMADAPLLMDHLSAEAAEHHAAVLTHLDDLGVAYTPNPRMVRGLDYYTKTTFEFVHDGLGAQSGIGGGGRYDGLMGTLGGPDLSGVGFGIGVDRTLLACGVEGVQPWSVARAEVFGVPLGEDARRRLVVIAARLRAQGVRVDLSYGNRGLKGAMKSADRSGARFALVLGARDLESGTIGLKDLVSGDQQDVPLDGVIDAVVTAVAAEVG, via the coding sequence GTGACCGCCACCGAGCAGCAGGCGGAGGGCCGGGCCCGCAAGCCCGAACCGTTCGCCGCGCCGAAGGGCATCCCGGAGTACCTCCCGCCGGAGTCGGCCGGGTTCTCACACGTCCGGGACACCCTGGCCGGGGCTGCCGCGCGCGCCGGGTACGGCCACATCGAGCTGCCGGTCTTCGAGGACACCGGACTGTTCGCGCGCGGGGTGGGGGAGTCCACCGACGTCGTCTCCAAGGAGATGTACACCTTCGCCGACCGCGGCGGACGCTCGGTGACGCTGCGGCCGGAGGGCACCGCCGGCGTCGTCCGGTCGGTGATCGAACACAACCTCGACAAGCAAGGACTGCCGGTCAAGCTGCGCTACGCGGGGCCGTTCTTCCGGTACGAGCGCCCGCAGGCCGGCCGCTACCGGCAGCTGCAGCAGGTCGGTGTCGAGGCGATCGGGATCGACGATCCCGCGCTCGACGCCGAGGTCATCGCGATCGCCGACGAGGGCTTCCGGGCGCTCGGCCTCACCGGCTACCGGCTGGAGCTCACCTCGCTCGGCGACGCCGCCTGCCGGCCGCGGTACCGCGAGCTGCTGCAGGAGTACCTCGCCGGGCTGGACCTCGACGAGCCGACCCGCGAGCGGGCCGCGATCAACCCGCTGCGGGTGCTCGACGACAAGCGTCCCGAGGTGCGGGCCGCGATGGCGGACGCGCCGCTGCTGATGGACCACCTGTCCGCGGAGGCGGCCGAGCACCACGCCGCCGTGCTGACGCACCTCGACGACCTCGGCGTCGCCTACACCCCGAACCCGCGGATGGTGCGCGGGCTGGACTACTACACCAAGACGACCTTCGAGTTCGTGCACGACGGACTCGGCGCCCAGTCCGGGATCGGTGGCGGCGGCCGCTACGACGGCCTGATGGGCACCCTCGGCGGGCCGGACCTGTCCGGTGTCGGATTCGGCATCGGCGTCGACCGCACGCTGCTGGCCTGTGGCGTCGAGGGTGTGCAGCCGTGGTCGGTGGCCCGGGCCGAGGTGTTCGGCGTGCCGCTGGGCGAGGACGCCCGCCGCAGGCTGGTCGTGATCGCGGCCCGGCTGCGCGCCCAGGGCGTGCGGGTCGATCTGTCATACGGCAACCGCGGCCTGAAGGGCGCGATGAAGTCCGCCGACCGCTCCGGGGCCCGGTTCGCGCTCGTGCTCGGCGCCCGCGACCTGGAGAGCGGCACGATCGGGCTGAAGGACCTGGTCTCCGGCGACCAGCAGGACGTCCCGCTGGACGGCGTGATCGACGCCGTGGTGACCGCGGTCGCCGCCGAGGTCGGCTGA